A single region of the uncultured Methanobrevibacter sp. genome encodes:
- a CDS encoding TetR/AcrR family transcriptional regulator, which yields MNTKQLILENTLKLMIEKQDSLISIREISASSGIAIGGIYHYFSNKEEIYDELIEKYYMNYYRFNIDKLRQINGNAKEKIHDVMAEIFRQKETGIRIESIDGEIDYRSILLVLTGDGFAYEHYGELSHSILNEVKDFLTEIIVEGQKNRQIRQDFSTEDIVESLIIMYMGIQYKWEVYLIDDMIQDFEDNFDLEWEKIKFTE from the coding sequence ATGAATACAAAACAGTTAATTTTAGAAAATACTTTAAAATTAATGATAGAAAAACAAGACTCTCTCATTTCTATTAGAGAAATAAGTGCATCCTCCGGAATTGCAATTGGTGGAATATATCACTATTTTTCAAATAAGGAAGAAATATACGATGAACTTATTGAAAAATATTATATGAATTATTACAGATTCAATATAGACAAACTCAGACAGATAAATGGTAATGCAAAAGAAAAAATCCATGATGTCATGGCTGAAATTTTCAGGCAAAAAGAAACCGGAATCCGGATTGAATCGATTGATGGTGAAATAGACTACAGGTCAATATTGCTGGTTTTAACAGGAGACGGATTTGCTTATGAACATTATGGGGAGTTAAGCCATAGTATTCTAAATGAAGTGAAGGATTTTCTAACAGAAATTATAGTAGAAGGTCAAAAAAACAGACAAATTAGACAGGACTTCTCAACCGAAGACATTGTAGAGTCATTAATTATCATGTACATGGGAATTCAATATAAATGGGAAGTATATTTAATTGATGATATGATTCAGGACTTCGAAGATAATTTTGATTTGGAATGGGAAAAGATAAAATTCACAGAATAA